The following proteins are encoded in a genomic region of Tenacibaculum sp. 190524A05c:
- the rny gene encoding ribonuclease Y produces the protein MEGLVLPILVGVIGIAVGFIIAKMLEKTKANKLLKETDKEAKNILKEAKLEAEAIKKDKILQAKEKFIELKAEHEKVILSREKKMSDVEKRIRDKESRVSSELDKNKKLSQSLEKKTSDLDYKLDFLEKRESDVEKLHKRHVDMLEQISGFSADEAKTELVASLKEEAKTDAMSFIQETMEEAKLTAQQEARKVVLNTIQRVGVEQAIENCVSVFNLESDDVKGRIIGREGRNIRALEAATGVEIIVDDTPEAIILSCFDPVRREIARLSMHKLVTDGRIHPARIEEIVRKTEKQINQEIIEVGKRTVIELGIHGLHPELIKTVGRMKYRSSYGQNLLQHSREVANLCGLMAAEMGLNAKAAKRAGLLHDIGKVPETESELPHALLGMQWAEKYGEKKDVCNAIGAHHDEIEMKSLIAPIVQVCDAISGARPGARRQVLDSYIQRLRDLEDIAFGFNGVQKAYAIQAGRELRVMVESTKVNDEKAAELSFNISQKIQNDMTYPGQVKVTVIRETRAVNVAK, from the coding sequence ATGGAAGGATTAGTATTACCAATATTGGTAGGTGTAATAGGAATTGCAGTAGGTTTTATTATTGCAAAAATGCTGGAGAAAACTAAAGCTAATAAGCTACTTAAAGAAACAGATAAGGAAGCTAAAAATATATTAAAAGAAGCGAAGTTAGAAGCTGAGGCAATTAAGAAAGATAAAATATTACAGGCGAAAGAAAAGTTTATTGAACTTAAAGCTGAGCATGAAAAAGTAATTTTATCTCGCGAGAAGAAAATGTCTGATGTAGAAAAGAGGATTCGAGATAAAGAATCTAGAGTTTCTTCAGAATTAGACAAAAACAAAAAACTAAGTCAGTCTTTAGAGAAAAAAACTTCAGACTTAGATTACAAACTAGACTTTTTAGAAAAAAGAGAATCAGACGTTGAAAAATTACACAAGCGTCATGTAGATATGCTTGAGCAAATCTCTGGTTTCTCTGCTGATGAAGCAAAAACAGAATTAGTTGCATCTTTAAAAGAGGAGGCAAAAACAGATGCTATGAGTTTCATCCAAGAAACTATGGAAGAAGCTAAGCTAACTGCTCAACAAGAGGCTCGTAAGGTTGTTTTAAATACAATTCAAAGAGTAGGAGTAGAGCAAGCTATAGAAAACTGTGTTTCTGTTTTTAATTTAGAATCTGATGATGTAAAAGGTAGAATTATTGGTAGAGAAGGTCGTAATATTAGAGCTTTAGAAGCTGCAACTGGTGTTGAAATTATTGTAGATGATACTCCAGAGGCAATTATACTTTCTTGTTTTGATCCTGTTCGTCGTGAAATAGCTCGATTATCGATGCATAAATTAGTTACAGACGGAAGAATTCACCCTGCAAGAATTGAGGAGATAGTTCGTAAAACTGAAAAGCAAATAAATCAAGAGATTATTGAAGTTGGTAAGCGTACTGTTATTGAATTAGGAATTCATGGTTTACATCCTGAATTAATTAAAACAGTTGGACGAATGAAGTATCGTTCTTCATACGGACAAAACTTATTACAGCACTCTAGAGAAGTTGCTAACTTATGTGGTTTAATGGCCGCAGAAATGGGCTTAAATGCAAAAGCAGCAAAAAGAGCTGGGTTATTACATGATATTGGAAAAGTTCCAGAAACAGAAAGTGAATTACCTCACGCTTTATTAGGAATGCAATGGGCAGAAAAATACGGAGAGAAGAAAGACGTTTGTAATGCAATTGGAGCTCACCACGATGAAATTGAAATGAAGAGTTTAATTGCACCAATCGTACAAGTTTGTGATGCGATTTCAGGAGCGAGACCAGGAGCTAGACGTCAAGTTTTAGATAGTTATATTCAACGTTTAAGAGATTTAGAAGATATCGCATTTGGATTTAATGGAGTACAAAAGGCTTATGCCATTCAAGCAGGTAGAGAGTTGAGAGTTATGGTTGAAAGTACTAAGGTAAATGATGAGAAAGCGGCTGAATTATCGTTCAATATTTCTCAGAAAATTCAGAATGATATGACTTATCCAGGTCAGGTTAAAGTAACTGTAATTAGAGAAACAAGAGCAGTTAATGTAGCGAAATAA